TTTTCAAACGAACAGTTGCCCCTAAATACTCAAAAACTATACCTTATAACTTAGCATTAGCAAATACCGTGCCAGCTGATGAAGATTAAAAAATTAATTCGGTAATGTATTGGTGAAGTCCCGTGCAGTTGGAATGCAGGTCGCATTTGGGCGTGTACGCCGCAAAACTGAACGTACTGGGTCTGGCGGGAATTGTTGAATTCAATCTCGGCGCGAAGATTTTTAAGGCGGGTACTTCCAGAGTCTTTGAGAACTTTTGAATCACTTGGGCATTGCGGGGAGGCGAGGATACTGAGCAGAAATCCGTAGAGATACCTAAGTAAAATATCCTCGCTAGCGGCGGTGAGAGTTTCTTTTATTATAAGACTAAACTTTGGACAAAGTGACTAAAGTTTGGACAGTTTTACAGAGCCATTTAGTTTTAGCTAAATTATTGGATTTCATAGATGAAGGTGTAACATCTCGAAATTCAAGTGCTTTACCCGCGAATCGCAGCGAGGGTCAAACAGCCCCATCCTACAATGAATGCCAACCCACCGATTGGGGTAATCGCACCAAGCCACCGAATGCCCGTGAAACTGAGGATGTAGAGACTCCCTGAAAAAATTAGGATGCCAGCGAAAAAACACCATCCCGATGTTGCCGTGAGCTGATTCTGCCATTGTGAGACTGCCCACGCCGCAGCGATCAGCCCCAAACTATGGTACATCTGATACCGCACGGCTATCTCAAACGTCTCAAGCATTTCTGGCGAGAGTTTTGACCGAAGCGCATGTGCGCCAAACGCCCCGAAAACAACTCCCAATAGGCTCAAACCTGAACCGAGTGCAAAGAAAAGATTCTGCATGGATGCCTCCTTTGAAAAATTAGGTTATTTTACCACAGAAGCCCGCGATAGGCAAACACACAGAAAATTTCGCCTTGCGAGTCGAAGCATGAAGTGCTACAATAATATCATGACATTTCTTGAAGCGATTCTCCTCGGTATCTTACAGGGCTTAACGGAATTCCTACCCGTCAGCAGTTCAGGACATCTCGTCTTAGCACAGCAGTTTTTAGGACTCAAGGAACCTCTCGTCTTTTTCGACGTAATGCTTCACGTTGGAACGTTAGCCGCCGTGCTTGTCGCATATCGTGATGCAATCAAGAGACTGGCGGTAGGTGGACTTTCTACACTCGGAGATAGGCAATTTTGGCGACAACCGAGGGCAACACTCAATACCTCCGCTGAACTGAAGTTTATAGGGTTGATACTGCTCGGCTCTATTCCGACGGGTATCATCGCAGTGCTGTTCAAAACAGAGTTAGAATCCTTTTTCGATGAAGTTCGCCTCGTGAGCATGATGCTAATTCTCACCGGTGTTATCCTTCAATTACCCAGGCTTCGCAGAGAGAAGGCAGATACCCCAGTCGGACAATTGAAAACATGGCACGCGCCGCTCATCGGCATCGCACAAGGATGCGCGATTACACCCGGTATCTCCCGCTCCGGATCGACAATCTCGCTGGCACTCTTCTTGGGAATCCCAGGAAAAATAGCTGCGGAATATTCCTTTCTACTCTCAATTCCTGCCATACTCGGTGCGGTTGTGCTTAAAATCCGAGATGTTGGAGATACCAGTGTCCCGCTTCATATCATGGGGACCGGGATGCTTGCTTCGTTTATCGTCGGTTACATCGCTTTGCGATTTCTATTAGTCATGCTTAACCGAGGTAAATTCTCGGTGTTCTCTTACTACTGCGTGGCTTTAGGACTCACTTCGCTTTTAATTGCTTTAATCCAGTAAGTCGCGACGCATCCAAGCACTTTTCTGTTGTAGTGCTGCATTTCTGGGACCATACCGATACTCTTTAAGATGTCGCACATTTTTTTGTCGTTCTGCAGCGTGTTCCGAATCCATTTTTTCCCAGTGCATCTATAAATCAGACTGGCGAGATACATCTGCAACGGTTTCAATCTAAAGCGTTTGAGATAGCGAAGCGGAAATCCTAAGCCGTGTCCAGAGATAGCAAGCGTCCCACCGGGTTTCAAAACCCGCGCGAGTTCAGTCAAAGCGACTCTGTCATCGGGTACATGTGGCATGACGAGGAAGCAGGTTACGAGATCAAAAGACGCATCTGCAAAGGGGAGCGTCGGGAGTGCGGCACGTAGCAAAGCGGGGGTCATAGCGGACTTTTCAATCAACTTTTTAATTTCAGAGCGTCCAACCCTCAAAAAGATCGTATCTACATCAACGCCAACAAGAAGTTCTGGAATATCAGTAGAGAGGGCGACAAGCAGATTCCCCGGTCCACATCCAACGTCCAATACCCTTTTGCCATTAGCATTGATACTCAAAGCATCAAGCTGCTTTCGTGTGATGCCGTGTTCTAATTCGCGGTAGGCGTTCAGGATGTAGGAACGGTGCCATTTTGTCAATCTATTTTCCCCAGAATAAAGCATTCACCCATCTGCCAAGTCTTTGTGGGATTGTTGTGAGTTCGGCGCGGAAAAGCGTCAGTCCAGCCTCATCGGTGATTGGAATAGCCTTCAGTTGATACGGTGGTGTA
This DNA window, taken from Candidatus Poribacteria bacterium, encodes the following:
- a CDS encoding DUF423 domain-containing protein, yielding MQNLFFALGSGLSLLGVVFGAFGAHALRSKLSPEMLETFEIAVRYQMYHSLGLIAAAWAVSQWQNQLTATSGWCFFAGILIFSGSLYILSFTGIRWLGAITPIGGLAFIVGWGCLTLAAIRG
- a CDS encoding undecaprenyl-diphosphate phosphatase → MKCYNNIMTFLEAILLGILQGLTEFLPVSSSGHLVLAQQFLGLKEPLVFFDVMLHVGTLAAVLVAYRDAIKRLAVGGLSTLGDRQFWRQPRATLNTSAELKFIGLILLGSIPTGIIAVLFKTELESFFDEVRLVSMMLILTGVILQLPRLRREKADTPVGQLKTWHAPLIGIAQGCAITPGISRSGSTISLALFLGIPGKIAAEYSFLLSIPAILGAVVLKIRDVGDTSVPLHIMGTGMLASFIVGYIALRFLLVMLNRGKFSVFSYYCVALGLTSLLIALIQ
- a CDS encoding methyltransferase domain-containing protein; its protein translation is MTKWHRSYILNAYRELEHGITRKQLDALSINANGKRVLDVGCGPGNLLVALSTDIPELLVGVDVDTIFLRVGRSEIKKLIEKSAMTPALLRAALPTLPFADASFDLVTCFLVMPHVPDDRVALTELARVLKPGGTLAISGHGLGFPLRYLKRFRLKPLQMYLASLIYRCTGKKWIRNTLQNDKKMCDILKSIGMVPEMQHYNRKVLGCVATYWIKAIKSEVSPKATQ